In Pedosphaera parvula Ellin514, the following proteins share a genomic window:
- a CDS encoding tetratricopeptide repeat protein, with the protein MKWNFKRIAGCWGFLALIQFLFATVNCSAAATPESHAFEVAADFFKSHNWEKAEEKLADFAKKYPTSEFFADAVLLQGESRYALGRDSGVVELLSTEMPHAGKLADQYLYWTAVASYRSANYKNAADSFSRIVTVYTNSAKRAEAIFSQSQTLGKMGAWPEAIKELRQPDGAFQQLLKSNPTNEFAIKGVLLLAEADLIQKDYQAVSEDLRIISQQKLTPEFKWRSQLLFCRSLFEAGKTDEALQAGTNLNTLAVETGNLEFIGESVAFQANVLEKLGRLADAVEVYENFEKKLSAETPKALRRQAIYKIVDLNLKQNKLDIATQKLDSFLSKFPEDRTADVALLTLGELQLRQATTTGLTPATAAVTLPGTNLLSLAKANFQKLINSFTNSDFVGAAQLNLGWCLWLENKPAESRTAFSNALQRLPQSESQAVARFKLADIQFTERDFHGALTNYIPVVEEYKNFPLVRSNLFERSLYQITRAALAETNITQASQAMAKILDLYPNTLLSDSSALLVGQGMTEYANPAGARDLLQMFIEKSPTSPLSSEVRLAIAHTYEKEGNWQAAITNYDRLIVDSTNSAVLPRVEFSRAMANFRAGYETNAYSILTNFVVKFSTNQLAAKAKYWIGDYFWRQEDFPRAERSYKEVYQNWPAATNEGLQAQMMAGRAAMARENYYDATTYFTNLTILPQCPAPLRLEALFAYGSAMMGLAPLDTTNSVAHYNTAIGIFLDIQKNYSTNSVAPMAAGEVGNCYLQMAVQDASQYDRAATYYKQAIDSPVADVHTRGLAQLGLAKTLEGLAHTNKTAAEQGPLLKQAMNLCEEVVFTANLRAGEEADLYCISQNGLEAGKLAEELGLWEHALKLYSTLCEKLPPLKPTLQERITKTGEKLARQKAEHGV; encoded by the coding sequence ATGAAGTGGAATTTTAAAAGAATCGCTGGCTGCTGGGGTTTTCTGGCCCTGATTCAATTCCTTTTTGCCACGGTCAATTGTAGTGCTGCCGCGACACCAGAAAGCCACGCCTTTGAAGTGGCGGCGGACTTTTTCAAGTCCCACAACTGGGAAAAGGCTGAGGAAAAACTTGCGGACTTTGCAAAGAAATATCCGACATCAGAATTTTTTGCTGATGCGGTTCTGCTACAGGGCGAATCACGTTATGCGTTGGGGCGCGATTCGGGCGTCGTTGAGTTGCTCTCCACGGAGATGCCACATGCAGGAAAACTGGCTGACCAATATCTCTATTGGACAGCTGTGGCCTCCTACCGCAGTGCCAACTATAAAAATGCGGCTGACTCCTTTTCTCGAATCGTCACCGTGTATACCAATTCGGCAAAAAGAGCGGAGGCAATTTTCAGCCAAAGTCAGACCTTGGGAAAAATGGGAGCGTGGCCCGAAGCAATCAAGGAACTACGACAACCTGACGGAGCCTTCCAGCAATTGCTCAAATCCAACCCGACGAATGAATTTGCCATTAAAGGGGTGCTTCTGCTCGCCGAAGCCGATCTGATCCAGAAAGATTACCAGGCCGTATCGGAAGACCTGCGAATTATTTCCCAGCAAAAACTGACCCCGGAGTTTAAGTGGCGAAGTCAGTTGTTGTTTTGTCGTAGCTTGTTTGAAGCCGGGAAAACGGACGAAGCATTACAGGCCGGTACAAATTTGAACACCCTGGCTGTCGAGACCGGCAACCTGGAATTCATTGGTGAAAGCGTGGCGTTTCAGGCAAATGTGTTGGAAAAGTTGGGACGTCTGGCTGACGCCGTGGAGGTCTATGAGAATTTTGAGAAAAAACTTTCTGCAGAGACTCCCAAGGCTCTCCGACGACAGGCGATTTACAAAATCGTTGATCTGAACCTAAAGCAAAACAAACTCGACATCGCAACCCAGAAATTAGATTCATTCTTAAGTAAATTTCCTGAGGACAGAACAGCGGATGTGGCGTTGTTGACATTGGGTGAACTGCAATTGAGGCAGGCTACAACCACCGGACTCACGCCCGCCACCGCGGCAGTGACGTTGCCAGGCACAAATCTGCTTTCACTGGCCAAGGCAAATTTTCAGAAACTTATTAATAGTTTTACGAACAGTGATTTTGTGGGCGCTGCTCAGCTCAATCTGGGATGGTGTTTGTGGCTGGAAAATAAACCTGCCGAGAGCCGGACTGCCTTCAGTAACGCTCTGCAGAGATTGCCCCAATCGGAGTCCCAGGCTGTGGCACGTTTTAAACTGGCGGACATCCAATTCACGGAAAGAGATTTCCACGGTGCACTCACCAATTACATACCGGTGGTTGAGGAATATAAAAACTTTCCACTCGTGCGCAGTAATCTCTTTGAGCGTTCACTTTATCAGATCACCCGGGCTGCGTTGGCCGAAACGAACATCACTCAGGCATCGCAAGCCATGGCAAAGATTCTGGATCTCTATCCGAACACTCTTTTATCAGACAGTTCTGCACTGCTCGTTGGGCAGGGGATGACGGAATATGCTAACCCAGCCGGCGCGCGTGATCTCTTACAGATGTTTATAGAGAAGAGTCCGACCTCGCCGCTTTCGTCAGAGGTTAGACTTGCGATCGCGCATACGTATGAGAAGGAAGGGAACTGGCAGGCGGCAATTACGAATTACGATCGCTTAATTGTCGACTCCACGAATTCGGCCGTGCTGCCAAGAGTTGAGTTCTCACGGGCCATGGCAAACTTCCGGGCCGGCTATGAAACGAACGCTTATTCGATTTTAACCAATTTCGTGGTCAAATTTTCCACCAATCAACTCGCTGCCAAGGCCAAATATTGGATTGGCGATTACTTTTGGCGGCAGGAGGATTTTCCGAGGGCCGAGCGCAGCTATAAGGAAGTCTACCAAAATTGGCCTGCCGCCACCAATGAGGGATTACAGGCCCAGATGATGGCTGGTCGTGCGGCGATGGCTCGTGAGAATTATTACGATGCCACTACTTACTTCACCAATCTGACCATCCTGCCGCAATGCCCGGCTCCCTTGCGCCTGGAAGCGCTTTTTGCCTACGGCTCCGCGATGATGGGACTCGCACCTCTGGACACCACCAATAGCGTCGCCCATTACAACACAGCCATCGGGATCTTCCTTGATATTCAGAAGAATTATTCCACCAACAGTGTCGCTCCCATGGCTGCGGGAGAGGTGGGCAACTGCTATCTGCAAATGGCGGTTCAGGACGCTTCGCAATACGATCGTGCCGCCACCTATTATAAGCAGGCAATCGATTCCCCGGTGGCAGACGTCCATACACGAGGCCTCGCCCAGCTTGGTTTGGCAAAAACGCTGGAAGGGTTGGCTCATACGAACAAGACCGCAGCCGAGCAGGGCCCGTTGTTAAAACAGGCGATGAACCTCTGTGAAGAAGTGGTTTTCACCGCGAATCTTCGCGCGGGAGAGGAAGCCGATCTCTATTGCATCTCGCAAAACGGTTTGGAGGCGGGAAAACTGGCTGAAGAACTTGGATTATGGGAGCATGCCCTTAAACTGTACAGCACGCTCTGTGAAAAATTACCTCCCTTGAAGCCCACGCTGCAGGAAAGAATCACCAAAACCGGCGAGAAACTGGCTCGTCAAAAAGCGGAGCACGGCGTTTGA
- a CDS encoding CobW family GTP-binding protein, with protein sequence MQVRTPITIITGPLGSGKTTLLRHLLNSVSKPMAVVMNEFGEIPIDGTVIAGKNVLLKELAGGCVCCSLIGEFEAAMNEMIDTVDPEKIVLETTGVAEPEALVFDIEERLSRVRLDGIVSIMDADGLLNFPSLGHTTRMQIESADLLLLNKVDLVPERELHPLEEKLQQLNQTAPIVRTQFCHVDMDLLFGIARERTVEPPHHVHQLEFDSFSYSSAVIFDREKFEQFAANLAPDVYRAKGFIRFTDGIYLFNFVAGRWNFEPFAHKDTVLVFIGRQLANAKELMLNRLRACEEAATLHKVDAS encoded by the coding sequence ATGCAGGTGCGCACGCCCATTACCATCATCACCGGACCGCTGGGGAGCGGAAAGACTACCCTGCTCCGCCATCTCTTGAACTCTGTCTCCAAGCCGATGGCAGTGGTCATGAACGAATTCGGTGAGATTCCGATTGACGGCACAGTCATCGCAGGAAAAAACGTCCTCCTCAAGGAATTGGCCGGCGGCTGTGTTTGTTGTTCGTTGATCGGCGAGTTTGAGGCCGCGATGAATGAGATGATTGATACGGTGGATCCAGAGAAGATTGTGCTGGAAACAACCGGAGTCGCTGAACCAGAAGCGTTGGTTTTCGACATTGAAGAGAGGCTCTCTCGCGTGCGATTGGATGGCATCGTTTCAATCATGGATGCGGATGGCTTGCTCAACTTTCCATCGTTAGGTCATACGACGCGCATGCAAATAGAATCGGCGGATCTGCTGCTCCTGAACAAAGTTGATTTGGTCCCGGAACGCGAGTTGCATCCATTGGAGGAGAAACTGCAACAACTCAATCAAACCGCTCCCATTGTCCGCACGCAATTTTGTCATGTGGATATGGATTTGCTCTTCGGTATCGCGCGGGAACGAACAGTAGAGCCACCACACCACGTGCATCAACTCGAGTTCGACTCATTCAGCTATTCCTCCGCCGTGATCTTCGACCGGGAGAAGTTCGAGCAATTTGCCGCAAACCTTGCGCCGGACGTTTATCGCGCGAAAGGTTTCATCCGGTTCACCGACGGAATTTATCTATTCAACTTCGTTGCCGGGCGTTGGAACTTCGAGCCGTTCGCCCACAAAGATACGGTGCTGGTTTTCATCGGAAGGCAATTAGCGAACGCAAAGGAGTTGATGCTTAATCGCCTGAGAGCCTGTGAGGAAGCTGCCACTTTACACAAAGTGGACGCATCATAA
- the uvrA gene encoding excinuclease ABC subunit UvrA, protein MAKGFIKIGGAREHNLKNLTLSIPRDQLVVITGLSGSGKSSLAFDTIYAEGQRKYVESLSAYARQFLDQMQKPEVDFIEGLSPAIAIEQRSSGTSPRSIIATTTEIYDYLRLLFAHVGQAHCPESGVPIVAQTTSDIVDKIHALPVKTRVMILAPVVRDQKGEFRDVVERLGREGFVRARIDGEMVELASNVRVKLDAKQKHTIEAVVDRLVMDEKIRVRLSDSVETALRWGEGQLLTLHQLPGTESTTSWIETLHSNRNYSPATGMSFEPLTPKHFSFNSPAGACPVCHGLGQKMVFDEGLIVPDPEKSLEQGAILPWRRGGKRMVVYYKSMLRGVTAQYQQNLEAPYKTLPEDFKKILLWGSGSTEIEFNFWRAGKMSKVSRAFEGVVPNLERLYQESESEFTRNRLKSFMSPQFCDACGGRRLKPEILAVTIGNAELKEKFGTRSSKEPNIPGLSIMDVCSLSIEAADDFFTKLKLSEFQQKIAAEIIREVRSRLGFLKNVGLGYLTLNRESGTLSGGEAQRIRLATQIGAGLVGVLYILDEPSIGLHQRDNERLLKTLEGLRNLGNSVLVVEHDEDTIRRADYILDLGPGAGVRGGEIVAAGTLPEILASSRSLTAQYLTRELSIAVPKKRIKPTQDRGWLEVLGATENNLKNVDLRIPLGTLTCVTGVSGSGKSTAVDDILRRALFRKFHGSKERPGAHRELKGFENLDKVIVIDQTPIGRTPRSNPATYTGMFNHIRDLFAKLPSAKIRGYEAGRFSFNVKGGRCEKCQGDGLIKIEMHFLPPVYVTCEACNGRRYNRETLEISYKGMNIADVLNMTVDEAVTFFRAVPQIYEPCLTLADVGLGYIGLGQSATTLSGGEAQRIKLASELSRKATGRTLYILDEPTTGLHFHDVAKLLEVLFKLRASGNTLLIIEHNLDVIKTADWIVDLGPEGGSGGGRIVAQGTPEEVAECPGSYTGQYLSRILNETVG, encoded by the coding sequence ATGGCAAAAGGTTTCATAAAGATTGGCGGGGCTCGTGAGCATAACCTCAAGAACCTCACCTTGAGCATTCCCCGCGACCAACTGGTGGTCATCACCGGTTTGAGCGGTTCGGGGAAGTCGTCGCTTGCCTTTGACACCATCTATGCCGAAGGACAGCGGAAATATGTGGAATCGCTTTCTGCCTATGCGCGGCAATTTCTCGACCAAATGCAAAAGCCGGAGGTGGATTTTATCGAGGGACTTTCGCCGGCAATTGCGATTGAACAGAGAAGTTCCGGGACCAGCCCACGGTCGATCATTGCCACCACCACCGAGATATACGATTACCTGAGGTTGTTATTTGCGCATGTGGGGCAGGCGCATTGTCCAGAGAGTGGGGTGCCGATTGTGGCTCAGACAACGAGCGACATCGTGGACAAGATTCATGCGCTGCCTGTCAAGACGCGGGTGATGATTTTGGCTCCGGTTGTGCGCGATCAAAAAGGAGAGTTTCGCGATGTCGTGGAGCGCCTTGGTCGCGAGGGATTTGTTCGCGCACGCATCGATGGCGAGATGGTGGAGTTGGCCAGTAATGTCAGAGTAAAGCTGGATGCGAAGCAGAAGCACACGATCGAAGCGGTCGTTGATCGGTTGGTGATGGATGAGAAGATTCGCGTGCGGTTAAGTGATTCGGTGGAGACGGCGTTGAGGTGGGGAGAAGGACAGTTGTTGACTTTGCACCAGTTGCCGGGAACGGAATCGACCACCAGCTGGATTGAGACCCTGCATTCCAACCGCAATTACAGTCCTGCGACTGGAATGAGTTTTGAACCGCTCACTCCCAAGCATTTTTCCTTCAATTCACCTGCAGGCGCGTGTCCGGTCTGTCATGGGTTGGGACAGAAGATGGTTTTCGATGAAGGGCTCATTGTCCCTGATCCTGAGAAATCTTTGGAACAAGGTGCGATTTTGCCATGGCGCAGAGGTGGCAAGCGGATGGTTGTCTATTACAAGAGCATGCTGCGCGGTGTGACCGCCCAGTACCAACAGAATCTCGAGGCTCCGTATAAAACCTTGCCGGAAGATTTTAAAAAAATTCTGCTGTGGGGTTCGGGCTCCACCGAGATTGAGTTCAACTTTTGGCGTGCCGGCAAGATGAGCAAGGTGAGCCGCGCGTTCGAGGGAGTTGTTCCGAATCTCGAAAGACTCTATCAGGAGAGCGAAAGTGAGTTCACGAGGAACCGGTTGAAGAGTTTCATGAGCCCTCAATTTTGCGATGCCTGTGGAGGGCGGCGGCTCAAACCGGAAATTCTTGCCGTTACCATTGGCAATGCGGAGCTGAAGGAGAAATTTGGAACCAGGAGTTCCAAGGAACCAAACATTCCCGGGCTTTCCATCATGGATGTCTGCTCCCTCTCAATCGAGGCTGCGGATGATTTTTTTACCAAGCTCAAACTCTCCGAATTTCAACAGAAGATTGCCGCTGAAATTATTCGGGAGGTGCGTTCCCGGTTGGGTTTCCTTAAGAATGTTGGCCTCGGCTATTTAACTCTAAACCGTGAGAGTGGCACCTTGAGCGGTGGCGAAGCGCAACGCATCCGCCTGGCCACCCAGATTGGTGCGGGACTGGTCGGGGTGCTTTATATCCTGGATGAGCCTAGCATCGGTCTGCATCAACGTGACAACGAACGGTTGTTGAAGACCCTCGAAGGGCTGAGAAATCTGGGTAATTCTGTCCTAGTCGTGGAACATGATGAAGACACCATTCGTCGCGCCGATTACATTCTCGATTTGGGGCCGGGCGCCGGAGTGCGCGGCGGAGAAATTGTTGCGGCTGGAACGTTGCCTGAAATATTAGCCTCATCGCGCTCTCTTACCGCCCAATATTTAACTCGCGAGCTCTCGATTGCCGTTCCCAAAAAGCGGATAAAACCGACTCAGGACCGTGGCTGGCTGGAAGTGTTGGGCGCCACCGAAAACAATCTCAAAAACGTTGATCTGCGAATTCCCCTGGGAACACTCACCTGTGTAACGGGAGTGAGCGGTTCGGGGAAAAGTACCGCTGTGGACGACATTTTGCGGCGGGCTCTCTTTCGGAAGTTTCATGGTTCAAAGGAACGGCCAGGGGCACATCGTGAACTGAAGGGATTCGAGAATCTGGATAAGGTCATTGTTATTGATCAGACTCCCATTGGACGGACACCGCGAAGCAACCCAGCGACTTATACCGGGATGTTTAATCACATTCGTGATCTCTTTGCCAAGCTGCCGTCAGCCAAGATTCGCGGCTACGAAGCGGGCCGGTTTAGTTTCAATGTAAAAGGCGGTCGGTGCGAAAAATGCCAGGGCGATGGACTCATCAAAATCGAAATGCATTTCCTGCCACCGGTGTATGTGACCTGCGAAGCGTGCAATGGCCGGCGATATAACCGCGAGACCCTGGAGATTAGCTATAAGGGGATGAATATTGCCGACGTTCTGAACATGACCGTGGACGAGGCGGTGACATTTTTCAGAGCAGTTCCGCAGATTTACGAACCATGCCTGACACTGGCGGATGTGGGATTGGGCTACATCGGTTTAGGCCAGTCGGCCACGACGTTGAGCGGCGGTGAAGCGCAAAGAATCAAGCTAGCGTCCGAGCTCAGTCGCAAGGCGACCGGACGAACGCTTTACATCCTTGACGAACCCACCACTGGCCTGCATTTCCACGATGTCGCAAAATTGCTCGAAGTCCTTTTCAAGCTCCGGGCCTCGGGAAACACACTTCTGATTATTGAACATAATCTCGATGTGATTAAAACTGCTGATTGGATCGTCGATCTTGGACCGGAAGGTGGATCGGGCGGAGGCAGGATCGTGGCTCAAGGAACGCCTGAGGAAGTGGCTGAGTGCCCGGGCAGTTATACCGGCCAATATTTGAGTCGCATCTTGAATGAAACTGTTGGATAA
- a CDS encoding archease, producing the protein MSYEFLEGVAMADIAFRAMGRSLEEVFVSAADATMEVMIDNLDSIDFKERRELRLANSALDMLLFDLLQELIYLKDSEQLLLRVRPIQITREGNNWKLAGEAHGEKLDPVRHRQRADVKAVTLHHFALEKTDNGWSASVILDI; encoded by the coding sequence ATGTCATACGAATTTCTGGAAGGAGTTGCGATGGCTGATATCGCGTTTCGGGCCATGGGAAGGAGCCTGGAAGAAGTCTTCGTTTCGGCCGCGGATGCCACGATGGAGGTGATGATCGACAATCTGGACAGCATTGATTTCAAGGAGCGACGAGAGCTTCGCCTGGCAAACAGTGCGTTGGACATGTTATTGTTCGATCTGCTGCAGGAGTTGATTTACCTAAAGGATAGCGAGCAATTGCTTTTGCGTGTGAGGCCGATTCAAATTACGCGGGAAGGCAACAACTGGAAGCTTGCCGGCGAGGCGCATGGAGAAAAGCTCGATCCGGTTCGGCATCGCCAGCGCGCAGACGTCAAAGCCGTGACCTTGCATCATTTCGCACTGGAAAAGACAGACAACGGCTGGAGCGCGAGTGTGATTCTGGATATTTGA
- a CDS encoding HesB/IscA family protein, which produces MNTSTPADSVITVTENAASQIRHLVAQDPQNAGKHLRVYVEQGGCSGMQYSMVFDEKRPDDLITDMHGVSVLVDPFSAKYITGSVVDFSDSLNSGGFKISNPNAKQSCGCGKSFDA; this is translated from the coding sequence ATGAACACATCCACACCAGCTGATTCCGTAATAACCGTCACCGAAAATGCTGCCAGCCAGATCCGTCACCTGGTGGCGCAGGATCCACAAAATGCAGGCAAACATTTGCGCGTATATGTGGAGCAAGGTGGCTGTTCCGGAATGCAGTATTCCATGGTCTTTGATGAAAAGCGTCCCGATGATTTGATCACCGATATGCATGGAGTCTCCGTCCTCGTGGATCCCTTCAGTGCCAAATATATTACCGGATCGGTGGTTGATTTTAGTGACAGTCTTAACAGTGGGGGATTTAAGATCTCCAATCCAAACGCCAAGCAGAGTTGCGGCTGTGGAAAATCTTTCGACGCCTAG